In Caldilineales bacterium, one genomic interval encodes:
- a CDS encoding Crp/Fnr family transcriptional regulator, with translation MKDLTNTISNEQISDLFAQLPAEDPAFGRALTNLRVAPGDCIATPEELRQHLYILVAGMVQLVVSSKEGRSMVTARLLPGAVFGEDAIVDLGPTAEVCVQAIEPCTVWRFSREQASGFIERHPVIGLGLLRTFGRRLAQVENRLEDVAYRRLPERLAGEIVRQSRLAGDDQIRISHQALADTLGTYRETISAILRDFKRENWVELGYRRITILNPTALGQMAGAVYD, from the coding sequence ATGAAAGACCTCACCAACACGATTTCAAACGAACAGATCTCCGATTTGTTTGCCCAACTTCCGGCCGAAGACCCCGCCTTTGGTCGGGCGCTGACGAACCTGCGGGTGGCGCCGGGTGATTGCATCGCCACGCCTGAAGAACTGAGACAACACCTCTACATCTTGGTGGCCGGGATGGTGCAACTGGTGGTGTCGAGCAAGGAAGGCCGCAGCATGGTGACGGCCCGTCTGTTGCCCGGCGCCGTCTTTGGCGAGGATGCCATCGTCGATCTAGGCCCTACCGCCGAGGTCTGTGTGCAGGCGATCGAGCCGTGTACGGTGTGGCGCTTCAGTCGCGAACAGGCGTCTGGCTTCATCGAACGTCACCCCGTCATCGGGCTAGGGCTGCTGCGCACCTTTGGCCGGCGGCTGGCGCAAGTCGAGAATCGGCTGGAAGATGTGGCCTATCGGCGCTTGCCCGAACGCCTGGCCGGGGAGATCGTCCGCCAAAGCCGGTTGGCCGGCGATGATCAGATTCGCATCAGCCATCAGGCGCTGGCCGACACCCTGGGCACCTATCGCGAGACGATCAGCGCCATTCTGCGCGATTTCAAGCGCGAGAATTGGGTGGAATTGGGCTATCGGCGCATCACTATCCTCAATCCCACGGCGCTGGGGCAGATGGCCGGCGCGGTGTACGATTGA
- a CDS encoding AAA family ATPase, with the protein MLQDFARTLRANIARAVIGKENVADLALIALLCEGHILFEDVPGIGKTTLAKALARSLACSFARIQFTPDLLPSDVTGIAWYNQKAQEFEFRPGPILAQVVLADEINRATPRTQSALLEAMQERQITVDRETYPLPRPFLVLATQNPIELEGTFPLPEAQLDRFLIKASLGYPSEAEENTMLREYERSDPLTDLEAVVSAAEVVAAQQAVREVQVDDAVRDYLVRVVRATRQHPAVDLGASPRGTLALFRSCQARAALSGRSYVLPDDVKAMAPHVLTHRLHISPQTRLRGRTAPEVVAEVVGEVPTPVFS; encoded by the coding sequence ATGCTCCAAGACTTCGCCCGCACCCTGCGCGCCAACATCGCCCGCGCCGTCATCGGCAAAGAGAATGTGGCCGATCTGGCCCTCATTGCCCTCCTCTGCGAAGGCCACATCCTGTTCGAGGACGTGCCCGGCATCGGCAAAACCACGCTGGCCAAAGCCCTGGCCCGCTCGTTGGCCTGCTCCTTCGCCCGCATCCAATTCACGCCCGACCTCCTGCCCTCGGATGTCACCGGCATCGCCTGGTACAATCAAAAGGCCCAGGAATTCGAATTCCGGCCCGGCCCCATCCTGGCCCAGGTCGTCCTCGCCGACGAGATCAACCGCGCCACCCCGCGCACCCAGTCGGCCTTGCTGGAAGCCATGCAAGAGCGCCAGATCACCGTCGACCGCGAGACCTACCCCCTCCCTCGGCCCTTCCTCGTCCTTGCCACCCAGAACCCGATCGAGTTGGAGGGCACCTTCCCCCTGCCCGAAGCCCAACTCGACCGCTTTCTGATCAAAGCCTCGCTCGGCTACCCCAGCGAAGCCGAAGAAAACACCATGCTACGCGAGTACGAACGCAGCGACCCCCTGACCGACCTGGAGGCCGTTGTCAGCGCCGCTGAGGTCGTGGCGGCACAGCAGGCGGTGCGCGAAGTGCAGGTGGACGACGCCGTGCGCGATTATCTGGTGCGGGTGGTGCGCGCCACCCGCCAGCACCCAGCCGTCGATCTGGGCGCCAGCCCGCGGGGGACGCTGGCCCTCTTTCGCTCCTGCCAGGCTCGCGCCGCCCTCTCTGGCCGCAGCTATGTCCTGCCCGACGACGTGAAAGCCATGGCGCCCCATGTCCTCACCCATCGCCTGCACATCAGCCCGCAAACGCGGCTGCGCGGTCGCACCGCGCCCGAGGTGGTGGCCGAGGTGGTGGGCGAAGTGCCCACACCGGTGTTCAGTTGA
- a CDS encoding DUF58 domain-containing protein, which yields MSSGQSEPPPANPGLRQVFGQRRIDVAIEEQFSAAWFAIALLLTVAGLALRLDALLTIAAALLTIAGVSWLWNRLAFFGLDYRRRFSLRRAFVGETVELELSVANRKLLPLTWLRVADIFPTDLPLAGATIVRRHDTNLGEMSSFWTLKWRQRAKRTFSIQAVQRGLYRFGPSRLETGDLFGLFHSVHKLDDEQTLIVYPQVLPLTRFGLPAKEAFGNLHSPRLTFPDPLRTIGVRDYHPEDDFRLLHWKASARRQELQTRVLEPATAHNLLVALNVATLAQHWQGILPDVLEQTISIAASVCYYGLEQRWPTGLIANGALPRSDQPLRLLPGRSPGQITAILEMLAVITPFVTAPIEDMIAAESARLPWGSTLVVISALVSPALAATLFDLKRRGRRLVLISLDPAPLPADLHDLLVYRLGRGRAETIDLGLPAVGASELLSPAQRQQQAIHAAAVLLAGSSSS from the coding sequence ATGAGCAGCGGCCAGAGCGAACCGCCCCCGGCCAACCCCGGTCTGCGCCAGGTGTTCGGGCAGCGGCGGATCGACGTCGCTATCGAAGAACAATTCAGCGCCGCCTGGTTTGCCATTGCCCTGCTGCTCACCGTGGCCGGGCTGGCCCTGCGCCTCGATGCCCTGTTGACCATCGCCGCCGCCCTGCTGACCATTGCCGGCGTCAGTTGGTTGTGGAACCGGCTGGCCTTCTTTGGTCTGGACTACCGGCGGCGCTTCTCGTTGCGCCGGGCCTTCGTCGGCGAAACGGTCGAGCTGGAACTCTCGGTCGCCAACCGCAAACTCCTGCCCCTCACCTGGCTGAGGGTGGCCGACATCTTCCCCACCGACCTGCCGCTGGCGGGAGCGACCATCGTCCGGCGGCACGACACCAACCTGGGCGAGATGAGCAGCTTTTGGACGCTGAAATGGCGCCAGCGGGCCAAACGCACCTTCTCCATCCAGGCCGTGCAGCGCGGCCTCTACCGTTTTGGCCCCTCCCGATTGGAAACCGGCGACCTCTTCGGGCTTTTCCACTCCGTGCACAAGCTGGATGACGAACAGACCCTGATCGTCTACCCCCAGGTCTTGCCCCTGACCCGCTTCGGCCTGCCGGCCAAAGAAGCCTTTGGCAATCTCCATTCCCCCCGGCTGACTTTCCCCGACCCCCTGCGCACCATCGGCGTGCGCGACTACCATCCCGAAGACGACTTCCGCCTGCTGCACTGGAAAGCCAGCGCCCGGCGGCAAGAACTTCAGACCAGGGTGCTGGAACCGGCCACCGCGCACAACCTGCTGGTGGCGCTCAACGTGGCCACCCTCGCCCAACACTGGCAGGGCATCCTGCCCGATGTCCTGGAGCAGACCATCAGCATCGCCGCCTCGGTCTGCTACTACGGCCTGGAGCAACGTTGGCCCACCGGCCTCATCGCCAACGGCGCCCTGCCTCGCTCCGACCAACCCCTCCGCCTGCTGCCCGGCCGCTCCCCCGGCCAGATCACCGCCATCCTGGAGATGCTGGCCGTGATCACCCCCTTCGTCACCGCCCCCATCGAAGACATGATCGCCGCCGAAAGCGCCCGCCTGCCCTGGGGCAGCACCCTGGTCGTGATCAGCGCCCTGGTCTCGCCCGCCCTGGCTGCCACCCTCTTCGACCTCAAACGCCGGGGACGGCGGCTGGTCCTGATCAGCCTCGACCCCGCCCCCTTGCCAGCCGACCTGCACGACCTCCTCGTCTACCGCCTCGGGCGCGGCCGAGCAGAGACCATCGACCTCGGCCTGCCGGCGGTCGGGGCGAGCGAACTGCTCAGCCCCGCCCAGCGCCAACAACAGGCCATTCACGCCGCCGCCGTCCTCCTGGCCGGCTCATCCTCGTCATGA
- a CDS encoding DUF4129 domain-containing protein produces the protein MTPSSLLAFSRSLPWQRLGILLALVGMEVSWLTPLVLGFQRQRWGVPPGWYLLGMAALMLLMIVIAAFLSSRQLQSPRYELTILASLVLLGLVVLRLYVFWGEPALSLRWLADAFITNNPRRLDSLLVLATLGYLWWRSITFLQREVGFFTIGYDFRKGVLGLAVGVAVYNTLAGRSAAAFVYSFFFFGLIAIAAGRAEDKAQVSSRGQAWGPGWMGLVAAASLAMTLLIALLHQAWSLAGFTRAGRVAGPALLALARLLTPVILFLLGLLEPLLEALVAFLQRLLGPLFAAAGQMLPTDLAEGQAIVVAEGEAATRSFAWLEPLFLVGLPCLLLAGFLVLLVLLLQRRRARRLAEVENEGRESVAGAEADGLAGWMQARWRRLQELAGLLARYGPGRRFYAALSVRHIYANLQRLAAARGFPRDEAQTPNDYLPTLLAAFPGQTGAIAHITAAYNAFEYGHVAAGDDEVAQLHAAWESIRRAGRG, from the coding sequence ATGACCCCGTCCTCCCTGCTCGCTTTCAGCCGCTCCCTCCCCTGGCAGCGTCTCGGCATCTTGCTGGCGCTGGTGGGGATGGAGGTCTCGTGGCTGACGCCGCTGGTGTTGGGCTTCCAGCGCCAGCGTTGGGGCGTCCCGCCGGGCTGGTATCTGCTGGGGATGGCGGCCTTGATGCTGCTGATGATCGTCATCGCCGCTTTCCTCTCCTCGCGCCAACTTCAATCGCCCCGCTACGAGCTGACCATCCTGGCCAGCCTCGTCCTCCTCGGCCTGGTCGTACTGCGGCTGTATGTCTTCTGGGGCGAACCGGCGCTGAGCCTGCGCTGGCTGGCCGACGCCTTCATCACCAACAACCCGCGGCGCCTCGACTCCCTCCTCGTCCTGGCCACGCTCGGCTACCTGTGGTGGCGCAGCATCACCTTCTTGCAGCGCGAAGTCGGTTTCTTCACCATCGGTTACGATTTTCGCAAAGGCGTCTTGGGGCTGGCGGTCGGCGTCGCCGTCTACAACACCCTGGCCGGGCGCTCCGCCGCCGCCTTCGTCTACAGCTTCTTCTTCTTCGGCCTGATCGCCATTGCCGCCGGCCGAGCCGAGGACAAAGCCCAGGTCAGCAGCCGCGGCCAGGCCTGGGGGCCAGGCTGGATGGGCCTCGTGGCCGCGGCCAGCCTGGCCATGACCCTTCTCATCGCCCTCTTGCATCAGGCCTGGAGCCTGGCCGGTTTCACTCGCGCCGGCCGGGTCGCCGGCCCGGCCCTCCTCGCCCTCGCCCGCCTCCTGACCCCGGTCATCCTCTTCCTCCTCGGCCTGCTCGAACCACTGCTAGAGGCGCTGGTGGCCTTCCTGCAGCGGCTGCTCGGCCCCTTGTTCGCCGCCGCCGGCCAGATGCTGCCGACGGACCTAGCCGAAGGGCAGGCCATCGTCGTAGCCGAAGGCGAGGCGGCCACACGCTCGTTCGCCTGGCTGGAGCCGCTGTTTCTGGTCGGGCTGCCCTGCCTGCTGCTGGCCGGATTCCTGGTCCTGCTCGTCCTCCTGCTCCAACGCCGCCGCGCTCGCCGCCTGGCCGAAGTCGAAAACGAGGGCCGGGAAAGCGTCGCTGGCGCCGAAGCCGATGGCCTGGCCGGGTGGATGCAAGCCCGCTGGCGACGCCTGCAAGAACTGGCCGGGCTGCTGGCCCGCTACGGCCCCGGCCGGCGCTTCTACGCCGCCCTCTCGGTGCGCCACATCTACGCCAACTTGCAGCGCCTGGCCGCCGCGCGCGGCTTCCCCCGCGACGAAGCCCAAACCCCCAACGACTACCTGCCCACGCTTCTGGCCGCCTTCCCCGGCCAAACCGGGGCCATCGCCCACATCACCGCCGCCTACAACGCCTTCGAGTACGGCCATGTCGCGGCCGGCGATGACGAAGTGGCCCAACTCCACGCCGCCTGGGAGTCCATCCGGCGGGCCGGGAGAGGATAG
- a CDS encoding ribonuclease H-like domain-containing protein has product MSDLHDRLERLRQAGRLNRHPSPPPAPPPMAPPAPPSLSPRPLSPAARPLPLSALTDLPGTEVVQGSGGNFLLRTVRHELGHSQGRVRVGDLLDLPGEYGAIAANDPEMTGLDFRRMVFIDTETSGLAGGTGTIVFLTGVGRFEEDGYVVRQYFARTPAEEPAYLPHLAALLKEATGLVSFNGKAFDLPLLRTRYLMAGLRPPNLTLPHLDLLHPARRLWRLRLGACNFGRLEAEVLGHERGGQDVPSWLIPDLWFRFAAGENNVDDMAQVLYHNLHDILSMAPLAHVLCATFGGAIDPHPGDLLALAHSHAARGRHTQAEAAYRRALADPLRPEQRPVALAGLAASLKHQERQDEAAVWWQALAELEPPEVEPYIELAKYYEWESKDLAAALAWTLKAGAAVQQWRPGYQRAQALAEIEHRRERLARKLGEEG; this is encoded by the coding sequence ATGTCCGACCTTCACGACCGCCTCGAACGCCTGCGCCAGGCCGGCCGCCTGAACCGCCACCCGTCGCCGCCGCCAGCGCCGCCGCCAATGGCGCCGCCAGCGCCGCCCTCCCTCTCGCCTCGGCCCTTGTCCCCTGCCGCGCGCCCTCTGCCGCTCTCGGCCCTGACCGATCTGCCGGGAACCGAGGTGGTGCAGGGTTCGGGCGGCAATTTTTTGCTGCGGACGGTGCGGCACGAGCTGGGGCACAGCCAGGGGCGGGTGCGGGTGGGCGACCTGCTCGATCTACCGGGCGAGTACGGCGCCATCGCCGCCAACGACCCCGAGATGACCGGGCTGGACTTTCGCCGCATGGTCTTCATCGACACCGAAACCTCCGGGCTGGCGGGCGGGACCGGCACCATCGTCTTCCTCACCGGCGTCGGCCGCTTCGAGGAGGATGGCTATGTCGTGCGGCAGTATTTCGCCCGCACCCCCGCCGAAGAACCGGCCTATCTGCCCCACCTGGCCGCGCTGCTGAAGGAGGCAACTGGCCTGGTCAGCTTCAACGGCAAAGCCTTCGACCTGCCCCTGCTGCGCACCCGCTACCTGATGGCCGGCCTGCGTCCCCCCAACCTGACCCTGCCCCACCTGGATCTGCTGCACCCCGCCCGCCGGCTGTGGCGCCTGCGACTGGGCGCCTGCAACTTCGGCCGGCTGGAGGCCGAAGTGTTGGGTCACGAGCGGGGTGGCCAGGATGTGCCCTCGTGGCTGATCCCCGACCTCTGGTTCCGTTTTGCCGCCGGCGAAAACAACGTCGACGACATGGCCCAGGTCCTCTACCACAACCTGCACGACATCCTCAGCATGGCGCCGCTGGCGCATGTGCTCTGCGCCACCTTCGGCGGGGCGATCGACCCCCACCCCGGCGACTTGCTGGCCCTGGCCCACAGCCACGCCGCCCGCGGTCGCCACACCCAGGCCGAGGCGGCCTATCGCCGCGCCCTGGCCGATCCACTCCGCCCCGAACAGCGCCCGGTCGCCCTGGCCGGGCTGGCGGCCAGCCTCAAGCACCAGGAGCGACAGGACGAGGCGGCCGTCTGGTGGCAGGCGCTGGCCGAGTTGGAGCCGCCGGAGGTCGAGCCGTACATCGAACTGGCGAAATATTACGAGTGGGAGAGCAAGGACCTGGCCGCCGCCCTGGCCTGGACGCTGAAAGCCGGCGCGGCGGTGCAACAATGGCGGCCCGGCTATCAGCGCGCACAGGCCCTGGCCGAGATCGAGCATCGGCGCGAGCGGCTGGCGCGGAAATTGGGGGAAGAGGGGTAG
- a CDS encoding SIMPL domain-containing protein (The SIMPL domain is named for its presence in mouse protein SIMPL (signalling molecule that associates with mouse pelle-like kinase). Bacterial member BP26, from Brucella, was shown to assemble into a channel-like structure, while YggE from E. coli has been associated with resistance to oxidative stress.): MKRFTPLLAFAALSLVAVLAAGCAVPAAAGGGPSTTNTAALLAAQQANAEALPRTISVNGSGVASAAPDVAYVALGVETVNADPAQAVAGNNSNMTAVIAALQALDIAAADIQTVNYTMWIEQVVDREGVPTGETKYHVSNQVRVKVSDFDKTGEVLQAALAAGANTVAGVEFAISDPISLQQQARDKAMADAQAKAGQLATGFSVKLGAVRNVNEFSGVIQPAAMSAGIGGGGATPISGGSFSITVEVQVVYDIAD, from the coding sequence ATGAAACGCTTCACCCCCCTGCTTGCCTTCGCCGCCCTCAGCCTGGTCGCCGTCCTCGCGGCCGGCTGCGCCGTCCCGGCGGCGGCAGGCGGCGGCCCCTCCACCACCAACACCGCCGCCCTCCTCGCCGCCCAACAGGCGAACGCCGAAGCCCTGCCCCGCACGATCTCGGTTAACGGCAGCGGCGTCGCCAGCGCCGCGCCCGATGTGGCCTACGTCGCCCTCGGCGTCGAGACCGTGAACGCCGACCCGGCCCAGGCTGTGGCCGGCAACAACTCCAACATGACCGCGGTCATCGCCGCGCTCCAGGCCCTGGACATCGCCGCCGCCGACATCCAGACCGTCAACTACACGATGTGGATCGAACAGGTGGTGGATCGCGAGGGCGTCCCCACCGGCGAGACAAAATACCATGTCAGCAACCAGGTGCGGGTCAAAGTCAGCGACTTCGACAAGACCGGCGAGGTGTTGCAGGCGGCCCTGGCCGCGGGCGCCAACACGGTGGCCGGCGTCGAGTTCGCCATCTCGGACCCGATCAGCCTGCAACAACAGGCGCGCGACAAAGCCATGGCCGACGCACAGGCCAAGGCCGGCCAACTGGCGACTGGTTTCAGCGTCAAACTGGGCGCCGTGCGCAATGTCAACGAGTTCAGCGGCGTCATCCAGCCGGCGGCCATGTCCGCGGGCATCGGCGGCGGCGGGGCGACGCCGATTTCGGGCGGCAGCTTCAGCATCACCGTCGAGGTTCAGGTCGTCTACGACATCGCCGACTGA
- a CDS encoding class I SAM-dependent methyltransferase, producing the protein MYDALAPYYRKYSAGKASYLDAIDDLIIARIPPGARSLLDIGAGDGVRAAKIAHARDIPTLVLVEPSQPMRQLCQLQNPTEIWPLEAQHLPDDGPRFDVITCLWNVLGHIPSFDERQLALQKMAGLLNPAGVLFFDVNNRHNAASYGWRRVTKNYISDLLSPDPSHGDVSFQWSINGTTIAAMGHLFTPDEVAKLLAGAGLRIRRRAVVDYRHGREGRFVFQGQLLYETGLG; encoded by the coding sequence ATGTACGACGCCCTTGCACCCTACTACCGCAAATACTCGGCGGGCAAAGCCAGCTATCTCGACGCCATCGATGACCTGATCATCGCCCGCATCCCGCCCGGCGCCCGCTCGCTGCTCGACATCGGCGCCGGCGACGGCGTCCGCGCTGCTAAGATCGCACACGCCCGCGACATCCCCACCCTGGTGCTGGTCGAACCCAGCCAGCCCATGCGCCAGCTCTGCCAGCTGCAAAACCCGACCGAGATCTGGCCGCTGGAGGCCCAGCACCTGCCCGATGATGGCCCCCGCTTCGATGTCATCACCTGCCTCTGGAACGTGCTCGGCCACATCCCCAGCTTCGACGAGCGCCAGCTGGCCCTGCAGAAGATGGCCGGGCTGCTGAACCCGGCCGGTGTGCTGTTCTTCGATGTCAACAACCGCCACAACGCCGCCTCCTATGGTTGGCGCCGGGTGACGAAAAACTACATCAGCGACCTGCTCTCGCCGGACCCCAGCCACGGCGATGTCAGCTTCCAGTGGTCGATCAACGGCACGACCATCGCCGCCATGGGCCACCTGTTCACGCCGGACGAGGTGGCAAAGCTGTTGGCCGGGGCCGGGTTGCGCATCCGGCGGCGGGCGGTGGTCGATTATCGCCACGGGCGCGAGGGGCGCTTCGTTTTCCAGGGCCAGTTGCTCTACGAAACCGGTCTTGGCTGA
- a CDS encoding glycosyltransferase: MKLSIIIPCYNAADTLGAQLEALAGQDWPGEWEVIVANNGSTDDTVAVAQRYQDRLPLRLVDASAQRGATFAYLTATAAATGDALIFCDADDVVGEGYLRAMAAALAEHAAVAARCDMERLNQGWVRAAHSNTQVSGLQPYHYPPFLPHAGGSTMGIRRQVFIELGGFDPDLYLIDTDLCWRLQLAGHDLHFVPQAVVYVRHRTTLKGIFRQGRTWGEGNVALYKKYRPLGMPELSRRAGLEGWGRLLRRLPFIRSQADLARWLWQAGWRWGRLRASLRQRLWAL; encoded by the coding sequence GTGAAACTCAGCATCATCATCCCCTGTTACAACGCCGCCGACACCCTGGGCGCTCAGCTCGAGGCTCTGGCCGGGCAGGACTGGCCGGGCGAGTGGGAGGTCATCGTCGCCAACAATGGCTCGACCGATGACACCGTCGCCGTCGCCCAGCGCTACCAGGATCGCCTGCCCCTGCGCCTGGTGGATGCCTCGGCCCAGCGCGGGGCCACCTTTGCCTATCTGACTGCCACCGCCGCCGCCACCGGCGACGCCCTGATCTTCTGTGACGCCGACGACGTGGTGGGCGAGGGCTATCTCCGGGCGATGGCCGCGGCCCTGGCCGAGCACGCCGCCGTGGCCGCCCGCTGCGATATGGAGCGGCTGAACCAGGGCTGGGTGCGGGCGGCGCATAGCAACACCCAGGTTTCGGGCTTGCAGCCCTATCACTACCCGCCCTTCCTGCCCCACGCCGGCGGCAGCACCATGGGCATCCGGCGGCAGGTGTTCATCGAGCTAGGCGGCTTCGACCCCGACCTCTATCTGATCGACACCGATCTCTGTTGGCGGCTGCAACTGGCCGGCCACGACCTCCACTTCGTCCCCCAGGCGGTGGTCTATGTCCGCCACCGCACGACCTTGAAGGGCATCTTCAGACAGGGCCGCACCTGGGGCGAGGGCAATGTCGCGCTCTACAAAAAGTATCGCCCGCTGGGGATGCCGGAGCTTTCGCGGCGGGCGGGGTTGGAGGGCTGGGGGCGCCTGCTCCGGCGCCTGCCATTCATCCGCAGCCAGGCCGACCTGGCCCGGTGGCTGTGGCAGGCGGGCTGGCGGTGGGGCCGGCTGCGCGCCAGTCTGAGGCAGCGGCTGTGGGCGTTGTGA
- a CDS encoding polysaccharide deacetylase family protein has product MPQQRPHTRLYYAFWHRLEGAVISVATTEPVAALTFDDGPHPEFTPRLLDILAKRGARATFFMVGQAAARHPQVVRRVAEAGCAIGNHSWDHPSFPALGRRQRWRQVRQTQAALAPYGSRLFRPPYGHLDRRCHLDLRLLGYTVAAWNITGYDWLDHDPAWLSQNIRDQLRPGSIILLHDAAWMTLDQGWADRGPMLAAVDELLASLSGRFRFVTLPDLLRYGRAQLRIWQKPADPAFMAQLQPVA; this is encoded by the coding sequence ATGCCCCAGCAGCGCCCCCACACCCGCCTCTACTACGCCTTCTGGCACCGGCTGGAGGGAGCCGTGATCTCGGTCGCCACCACCGAGCCTGTGGCGGCCTTGACCTTCGACGATGGCCCCCATCCTGAGTTCACGCCCCGGCTGCTCGACATCCTGGCCAAGCGCGGGGCGCGGGCGACGTTTTTCATGGTCGGGCAGGCTGCCGCCCGCCATCCGCAGGTGGTGCGGCGGGTGGCCGAAGCCGGCTGCGCCATCGGCAACCACAGCTGGGATCACCCCTCGTTTCCCGCGCTCGGTCGGCGACAGCGATGGCGGCAGGTGCGGCAGACCCAGGCGGCGTTGGCGCCCTACGGCAGCAGGCTCTTCCGCCCGCCCTACGGCCATCTCGACCGCCGCTGCCATCTCGATCTGCGGCTGCTGGGCTACACCGTGGCCGCCTGGAACATCACCGGCTACGACTGGCTGGATCACGACCCCGCCTGGCTGAGCCAGAATATCCGCGATCAGTTGCGGCCCGGCAGCATCATCCTCCTGCACGACGCCGCCTGGATGACGCTCGACCAGGGCTGGGCCGACCGTGGGCCGATGCTGGCCGCGGTGGACGAGCTGCTGGCCTCCCTCTCCGGCCGCTTTCGCTTCGTCACCCTGCCCGACTTGCTGCGCTACGGTCGCGCCCAGTTGCGCATCTGGCAGAAACCCGCCGACCCGGCGTTCATGGCCCAACTTCAGCCGGTGGCATAG
- a CDS encoding ATP-binding cassette domain-containing protein, whose protein sequence is MTRTVIRVEDLGKMYRIAAPRPRPGPRPGDEPKILWALHDLSFEVKEGEVLGVVGRNGAGKTTLLKILSRITKPTRGRVGVRGRVGSLLEVGTGFHPELTGRENVFMNGAILGMQKAEIERKFDEIVAFAEVERFLDTPVKRYSTGMTVRLAFAVAAHLEPEILLVDEVLAVGDARFQRKCLNKMEDVGHLGRTVLFVSHNMPAVTRLCPRSILIDGGLLMDAPSPEVVNAYLNSGMDTAAAREWPNLAQAPGGDIVRLRAVRVRGQDGRVAETVDIRQPVSIEMEFDVLRPGYALLPHYHFYHEEGVLAFESIDSDPEWRRRPRPPGRYRSLVHLPGNFMGEGMMYVEAALVTLEPVISQFWERNVVTFQVVDPVEGDSARGDWVGRMDAAVRPMLAWNTDFQPYDADTVATLTASIPHP, encoded by the coding sequence ATGACCCGAACCGTGATCCGCGTCGAAGATCTGGGCAAAATGTACCGGATCGCCGCCCCCCGCCCCCGCCCCGGCCCTCGCCCCGGCGACGAACCGAAAATCCTTTGGGCGCTCCACGATCTCTCGTTCGAGGTCAAGGAGGGCGAGGTATTGGGCGTGGTCGGGCGCAACGGCGCCGGCAAGACCACCTTGCTCAAAATCCTCTCGCGCATCACCAAACCCACGCGCGGGCGGGTGGGCGTGCGGGGGCGGGTGGGCAGCCTGCTGGAGGTAGGCACTGGCTTCCACCCTGAACTGACCGGCCGCGAGAACGTGTTTATGAACGGGGCCATCTTGGGTATGCAAAAGGCCGAGATCGAGCGCAAATTCGACGAGATCGTGGCCTTTGCCGAGGTCGAACGCTTCCTCGATACGCCTGTCAAACGCTATTCCACCGGCATGACCGTGCGCCTGGCCTTCGCCGTCGCCGCCCACCTGGAGCCGGAGATCTTGCTGGTGGACGAGGTACTGGCCGTTGGCGACGCCCGTTTCCAGCGCAAATGCCTGAACAAGATGGAGGATGTCGGACACCTGGGGCGCACCGTCCTCTTCGTCTCGCACAACATGCCCGCCGTCACCCGGTTGTGCCCGCGCTCGATCCTGATCGACGGCGGCCTGCTGATGGACGCCCCCTCGCCGGAAGTCGTCAACGCCTACCTGAATTCGGGCATGGACACGGCCGCCGCTCGCGAGTGGCCCAACCTGGCCCAGGCCCCCGGCGGTGACATCGTCCGGCTGCGGGCCGTGCGCGTGCGCGGGCAAGATGGCCGCGTGGCCGAGACCGTGGACATCCGCCAGCCGGTGAGCATCGAGATGGAATTCGACGTGCTCCGGCCCGGCTACGCCCTCCTCCCCCACTACCATTTCTATCACGAAGAAGGCGTGCTGGCCTTCGAATCGATCGATAGTGACCCCGAATGGCGGCGCCGGCCCCGCCCGCCCGGTCGCTATCGCAGCCTCGTCCACCTCCCCGGCAACTTCATGGGCGAGGGCATGATGTATGTCGAAGCCGCCCTCGTCACCCTCGAACCGGTGATCTCACAGTTCTGGGAGCGCAACGTCGTCACCTTCCAGGTGGTGGACCCGGTAGAGGGCGATTCGGCGCGCGGGGATTGGGTCGGGCGCATGGATGCCGCCGTCCGCCCCATGCTGGCCTGGAACACCGACTTCCAGCCCTATGATGCCGACACCGTGGCCACACTCACCGCCTCCATCCCCCACCCGTAG